In Flagellatimonas centrodinii, a single window of DNA contains:
- a CDS encoding IS3 family transposase (programmed frameshift): MSKRRKFSPEFKRGAVEQCRQPGVSCAQVARELGIRDSLLTRWKREIEGQGQVAFGGTGTARDEELARLKRELARVKKERGFFTRSGDVLCQGVVLRYQAIERCRDDFPVRLMCRCLRVSPSGYYGWSTRQPSARQVDNDRLLARIRELHEDSRGVLGAPRMQEDLAEEGETASVNRVARLMALHGVQGWPRRKRRGPRGQPGLPPPGVRNLLERDFNALEPETKWVTDITEIKTDEGKLYLCVVLDLFSKLVIGWSMHHRQDRQMVIRAVEMAIWQRQGGWSVILHSDRGSQFRSSDYQRYLTRNTLLCSMSAVGHCGDNAACEGFFGMLKRERTHRVKYPTLDVAKADVFDYIERFHNPRMRRRVAKQDQKFSALSKPSVVTG, encoded by the exons ATGTCGAAGCGAAGGAAGTTCAGCCCGGAGTTCAAGCGCGGGGCTGTTGAGCAGTGCCGCCAGCCGGGTGTGAGTTGCGCGCAGGTCGCCCGGGAGTTGGGCATCCGGGACAGCCTGCTAACCCGCTGGAAGCGCGAGATTGAGGGCCAAGGGCAAGTCGCCTTTGGTGGCACGGGCACCGCCCGCGATGAGGAGCTGGCGCGGCTCAAACGCGAGCTTGCCCGGGTGAAGAAGGAGCGGG GATTTTTTACGCGAAGCGGCGACGTTCTTTGCCAAGGGGTCGTCCTGAGATATCAGGCGATCGAGCGTTGCCGCGATGATTTCCCTGTTCGCCTGATGTGCCGCTGCCTGCGGGTGTCGCCGAGCGGTTATTACGGCTGGAGTACGCGCCAGCCCAGCGCACGTCAGGTCGACAACGATCGACTGCTTGCACGCATCCGTGAGCTTCACGAAGACAGCCGTGGCGTTCTGGGTGCGCCTCGCATGCAGGAGGATCTTGCCGAAGAAGGTGAGACTGCCAGCGTCAATCGCGTGGCTCGCCTGATGGCGCTGCACGGCGTGCAGGGCTGGCCGCGCAGGAAACGGCGCGGCCCGCGCGGTCAGCCGGGGCTGCCGCCACCTGGCGTGCGCAATCTGCTGGAGCGGGATTTCAATGCTTTGGAGCCCGAGACCAAGTGGGTGACCGACATCACCGAGATCAAAACCGACGAGGGCAAGCTGTATCTATGCGTCGTCCTCGACCTGTTCAGCAAGCTCGTGATCGGGTGGTCGATGCATCACCGGCAGGACCGTCAGATGGTGATCCGGGCCGTCGAAATGGCGATCTGGCAACGTCAGGGCGGATGGTCAGTGATCCTACATTCGGATCGCGGCAGCCAATTCCGCAGCAGTGACTATCAACGCTATCTGACCAGGAACACGCTGCTGTGCTCAATGAGTGCCGTTGGCCATTGCGGAGACAACGCTGCCTGCGAGGGCTTCTTCGGCATGCTCAAGCGGGAGCGCACGCACCGTGTGAAGTATCCGACGCTCGATGTCGCCAAGGCGGATGTGTTCGACTACATCGAGCGATTCCACAACCCGAGAATGCGGCGTAGAGTCGCCAAGCAGGATCAGAAGTTTTCAGCTCTTTCCAAACCGTCCGTGGTTACGGGGTAG